GAATACATAAAATACCGGTTTAGCAGCAGTCTTGTACTTTTCCTGGATGAATTCCTGGCTGTTGTGCAGGATCACCGGACGCAGTTCCACATTACCCGGGCTATATACGCCGTGTACGTTACCAAAAGCAGCTGCCACGGTAAAGCGGGTACCTACTTTAGATAAGGTTTCGTAAGCGTAAGCTACTTCTTCAGGCTGGGTGTATAATTTGGAGTTGTCGATACCGGAATTATCTACACCATCTTCTTCACCACCAGTCACGCCCAGCTCAATTTCGATGGACATGCCCAGTTTATTCATTCTCTCAAAATATTTATGGGAGATTTCGATGTTTTCCTGGATAGGCTCTTCGGAAAGATCCAGCATATGAGAGCTATACAGCGGCTGACCGTGTAATTTGAAAAACTCTTCACCTGCATTCAGCAGCCCATCGATCCATGGTAACCATTTTTTAGCAGCATGATCTGTATGGAGTACTACCGGAACGCCATAATATTTAGCTACTTCATGTACATGTTTTGCACCGGAAACACCGCCTGCGATGTTAGCCTGCAGCTTGTCGTTAGGCATGCCTTTACCCGCATAAAACTGGGCGCCGCCATTGGAAAACTGTATAATTACCGGTGAATTTACTTTGGCAGCCGTTTCCAGTACCGCATTAACGGTGTTAGTTCCCACAACATTCACGGCAGGCATAGCAAATCCGTTGTCTTTGGCATCGTTATACAGCGCATCCAGCTCTTCGCCGAATAATACGCCAGCTCTGTATTTTCCCATACTCTAAAATGTATTTGATTTTTTTAGGAAAGCAAATATAAGGAGTAAATAACAAGATTTATAGCGAAATGTAATCATGTT
The Chitinophaga sp. MM2321 DNA segment above includes these coding regions:
- the fbaA gene encoding class II fructose-bisphosphate aldolase — encoded protein: MGKYRAGVLFGEELDALYNDAKDNGFAMPAVNVVGTNTVNAVLETAAKVNSPVIIQFSNGGAQFYAGKGMPNDKLQANIAGGVSGAKHVHEVAKYYGVPVVLHTDHAAKKWLPWIDGLLNAGEEFFKLHGQPLYSSHMLDLSEEPIQENIEISHKYFERMNKLGMSIEIELGVTGGEEDGVDNSGIDNSKLYTQPEEVAYAYETLSKVGTRFTVAAAFGNVHGVYSPGNVELRPVILHNSQEFIQEKYKTAAKPVFYVFHGGSGSPKHQITEALGYGVIKMNLDTDMQWAFWEGIHDFYEAKKDYLQAQLGNPEGADKPNKKYYDPRVWLRKGEETFVKRLEEAFHDLNCINRNA